The sequence TTGATCTGACGCCGAATTGCCGGTGTCGATCTCTTCCAAAAGTACCAGTAAATCTCTCGGGAGATAAATATCCCCGTCGTCGTGTACCAGCATCGTTCCAATACTCTTTTCAGGCCTGCGTAACAACTTGAGGTCGCGAACGAATCGTGCGGAATCGTACGTCGTATTGCCTGCATCAGTCTCAAACGTGGTGAAAACTTCCGGAACAATCGGCATATTGTACTTTGGATTTGTTCGGTCCGCTGTCGCCCTCATTTTCTCCATCATCTTCCGACTGAGTCCCATTGCCGCGCTCTGACGCGAATCCGGCGTCGAGAACTTGATTGAACCGAAGCCGACAATCCAACCTGAGATCCTGACCGAGCGCTTCTTCCATGAAATCGTATCCGCCACTACAGAAAGCAAAGAACCCAACTTCGCTTTCTTGTCTACTCTCCGTGCGACCACTACATGTCCCTTGATCTTTGCGCCTTTAGGAACAACTTCGCCGTTCAATAGAAATGCCTGGGCAACCCTGAGAGCGACCGGGTCTCCTGGCTTCGCGTGCGAAGCTCGGATCGAATGATCGACAAAAGCCACGAAGGTCGTGCCGTTGTGCAATTGTGGACTGGAGTACTGGGCGAAAGTTAAGCAAGCGCCAAATACGAGGACAACACAGGCAACGATAGGAGAGCGCATGGGGAAGAACTCTCCGCGGTAGGAATTTACGCCAGAACTTTAGCGCAGGCGTTCACGTTTTCAAGTAAATGTCGCGACAGAGATGTAGATAGTTCGCTAAGGATTTCTATGCCACCGAATCATCGTTCGAGTACAGCGCCCAAGCGCTCGCCAGGTCCTGCACCACATGCCCGAGCGACTTGTAAATCGTGATCTCGTCGGCCGACCGTCTCCCTTCGACTCTTCCTGCGAGGACTTCGCCGATTTCGCCGGCGATGTGATCGTCTCCGATCAGTCCTGCGGCTTTGGCACGAAGGAATTCGGCGCCCTGCGCGAGCACGCCTTCACGGCTGTCGACGATGAAGCGCGACCGCACGACGAGATCGTGGTCGATCTCCGCGGGACCGGCGTAGCTCGAGCCAACTACATTCACGTGCGTTCCCGGCCGGACCCATGCACCTTTCAGGATCGGCTCCGGCGCGGACGTTACAGTACAAATAATGTCCGCCTCCGCGACCGCGTCGCGCACGTCGGCAGCCGCTCTGGCGGGAACTCGCAGCTCTGCTTGCATGCTCTCGGCGAAGGCTCGCGCACGCTCGGCTGATCGTCCCCAGACAGTAATCGTTTCGATCTTTCGAACTTTGCTGATTGCGCGCGCGTGCGTTTGCGCCTGTTCACCATAGCCGAGCAGCGCCATTCGGCGCGCGTCCTTGCGTGCCAGCACATCCGTCGCGACTGCGCTCGCAGCTGCGGTGCGAATCGCGGTGATTTCCCCGGCGTGAACAATGCAGACCGGCGCGCCGCTCTCGGGATCGAACAGGACGACCACTCCCTGGTGAGACTGGATTCCTTTCGAAAAATTTCCGTGAAACACGCTGATCAGCTTTGCGCCGAACGGAGCATGTGCTCCCATCGCGCCGGGCATGACTCCGAATAAGCGCCCTTCCGACAACGACATAATGGAGCGCAGCAGCTGCTTTGTCTCGCCGCACGAAAACGCGATCATCGCATCGCGAACGATTGGAATGCAGACTTCGTAAGTCAAACGTCTCGCTACCTCATCGCGGTCTACAAAACGCATGAGCCTCTCCTGATGCCGAATCGCCTCGCCCATGCCACTTTTGGGCCGGGTTCATTCACCAAAGGTTCTCGAATCCTACACTTGGTCACGATGAAAATCGCTGACATTCGCCGACCTTCGCACTAGAATCGGGTCCTTTCATTCCTTCAACAATCGAGCGGTTCCCCGAAACCTCTCGAGGGAGACGAGTGTGCATCTCTGCCTCGAAGACCGCCGCCAGAAACGCGTCCTGTTACATCCCGGGCTAAAACTGAGTTCCTTCCTCATTTTCCTGCTGAGCGCCACATGGTTGCATGCGGCTACGATTTCCGGAACCGTGAAGGATCCCAAGGGCGCCGTAATCGTCGGTGCGAAAGTTGAAATCAGCGGCGGGGACCTGGCGCAACCGATTCTGCTCACCACGGACGCCGTAGGGCATTTCGTCTCCCCAGACCTGAAGCCCGGGAAGTACACGGTTCGCGTCACTCAACCGGGCTTCGAACCTCGTGAGGAAGCAGTTGATGCAAACGCGGCGTCAGAACTTCACCTGACGTTAGCGATCGCCACGAAGGAAACAAAGCTCTCCATCACGGGCGCTCCGGGTACATACGCGAATTCGGATCCGGTATACCGCAAGTTGCGCGAGATCGGACTGGGACAGAGCTTCCAGGTGAAGAACTTCAACCTCAACGTGGATGCCGGCAGTTTCCATTTAGAACAGGGTACTCTGACTTTCCTGGCGCCTGTGAACGGGATCTCCACCGGCGCAGTGTTCGTCGGCGAAGGGCACTTCACGCTGAAACCGGTGACGATTCTCGACACACATGAACTCAACCGCCGGATCGGCGCCGACCAACTCGATGAAGATTTTACCGACGTCGTCATCCGCTTTACCGGCGACGCTCATCGCAGCTTGCTGGCCGGCATCGGGGACCCCGTGCCCACACCGGCCGAGGCGACTGCGGTCTTCCAGCATTGGGAGGAGAAGGTGCGGCATCGCCGCGAGATACCACTCGGATTCACCGAATCCCTGCTGACCGACGAGACAATGGACAATGTCGACGCCGATGTTCTGGCCGCGATCTATAACCCTGCCCACCCGATGTTCTTCAATGCGTACATTCACGGCAAGAAACACAAAGACCTGCGCTTCTTCCTGAGAATGCGCGTAGGCGCCTTGCCGCAATTGGATTCACCCGAAGAAGTGGCGCTGATCAATTGCGACACAGACGGCATGAACGATGGCGTGTGGTACCTCGCGCACACGAAATCGGAATACCTGAACGGCACGGCCAGTTCCAGCGAGGACCGGCGGTTGTTCGCCACCCATCGCTACAAAATCGAGACTGTCATTGCCAAGAACCAGCATCTGTTCAGCACCGCCACGATCTGGTTCGAACCGCTCGTGCAAGGCGAGCGCGTGGTCAAATTCGGCTTGCTGCCGAACCTCCGCGTGTCTCAGGTCCTCGACGATAAGGGACAGAACCTCAACTTCATCCAGGAAGGACGGAAAGAAGATGGCTCTTTTTACGTCGTCCTTCCGGCAGCTCCACCGATGGGGCAGGAGACGTCGATCACGATCGAGTATGCGGGCGACAAGGTCATTGAAAATGCCGGCGGCGGTTCCTACTACGTTCAAGCGAGAAGCTCCTGGTATCCCAACCTCAATGGCTTTGGCGAACGCGCGACCTACGACCTCACCTTTAAGGTGCCGCGCAAATTCAAATTGATCAGCGTCGGAGACCTGAAGCAGGAATCCGTCGAGCAGGACGTCGCGGTGACGCATTGGGTCACACCCATGCCGGTAGCCGTGGCCGGATTCAACTACGGCGACTACCAGAAATTGGAGTTGGACAGCGGCAAGGACGACAAGACCAGTTACAAGATCAGCGGCTACTATCTGACCGAGTTGCCCGGTTCACTCGCGAACTACAGCATCTTGAAAACGATGGCTCCCCGCAGCATGACCGAATTCGCGATGCAGCAGACGCGCGCGCAACTGCAGATCTGCAGCCTGTATTTTGGCAAGAGCCCTTACGATTCCATCAACATTACCGAGCAGCCAAACTTCAACTTCGGACAGTCGTGGCCCTACCTCGTCTATCTTCCCATCTCCGCGTACACCGACTCCACGCAGCGATGGATGCTGTTCGGAAACATCAACAACAAGTTCACCGGCTTCGTCGATGAAGTCACCCCACACGAAGTTTCTCACCAGTGGTGGGGACATGAGGTGGGCTGGGCCTCTTATCACGACCAGTGGCTCTCCGAAGGATTTGCCGAATTCTCCGCCGGGCTGTTTACAGAAATCGCGTACGGAAATAACCACAAGGAGTATCTGCAATTCTGGGATCGCCTGCGACATCGCACTCTCGAGAAGAACAAATTCGGAGTCGCGCCGAACGACGCTGGACCGATTTGGATGGGGTTACGCCTGATTTCGCCGAAAAGCGAGGAAGCGTATCAGGATGTCATCTACTCCAAGGGCGCGTACGTATTGCAAATGCTTCGATCCATTATGTACACCCCCGGAGACAAGCTCTTCATCGACACGATGCATGATTTCGTCCAAACCTATCAGGGCCGTGCGGCGAGCACCGAAGACTTTGAAAAGATCGTGGAGCGCCACATGACGAAAGCGATGGACCTGCAAGGGAGCGGAAAGATGGACTGGTTCTTCCGTGAGTGGGTGTACGGGACGGAGGTTCCGAAATATCAGTTCGAGTACCAGTTGACTCCGGCGGACGGCGGCAAAGTGAAGCTGTCGATGAAGATCACGCAAAGCGAAGTCGATCCTAATTTCGCCATGCTGGTTCCGGTGTTTGCAGATTTCGGCAAAGGCATGATGCGTATCGGACAGGTCGCCGTCGTCGGCAACTCCACGCGCACAGGAGAGACACTGCTCCCAATGCAACCAAAGAAGGTTGCACTCAATGTGGAACGGGACATCCTGGAGCGTTGATCACCGGACAATTGGACTGGGTTCAACCCTGATTCCGTTTCGAAATAATTCATAACTGGGTCCAACCGACCCAGTTTTTCTTTTTGTCACCTTTGTTAGTGATTCACCTCACATACTCGCGGGTTACCGATGTTGCAAAGTATCGCAACTCTTAAACGGTGGCGATCTTTGCCGCCATTCGCCGCTTCCTGAACCCACTTCGTCGCACACGAGAATGGCAGTGTGCCGACATGGTTCCGTGACGTAGAAAAGCACCTCGATTTTCAACCTCGCGGTTCTTGTCGAGCGGGTGGATGATCATGGAACATCCGAGACCCGCATACACACTGGCCTCCTCTGTGAACTTCAGAACGGAGGATAGAAGTGAAAGCGAAGGATCAAAGACTTGTCACGGCAACCGTGCTGGCAGGATTGGCATTGTTGCTCTCCCCCATCCTTGTTCCTGGCGGAGCGAGCACGGCGTGGGCTGAATCGAGAAACAGGACGTCGACGCTCGTTGTGAGCCCGACATCCTTGTCATTCAGCTATCAGCAAGGCGGAGCATTGCCGACCGCCCAATCTCTTTCAATCAGCACCGGAAACCGGCATCAGAGTTTTTCGGTTTCTATCTCAGGCGGGACATGGCTCTCCGCTGGTCCTGCAAGCGGCACCACGCCGGGAACCGTAACGGTTTCGGCCAAGCCCGGAAGTCTTGCCGCCGGCACGTATAGCGGCGCAGTGACTATCTCCTCCGGTGGGCGGTCGGCGACGGTTCCCGTGAAACTGACGATTACAACCTCGTCATCTGGTGGTGGTGGCGGCGGCGGCACCGGCACCGGCAGTTATGCCCTGCTCGCCTGGAGCGAGTTAGGCATGCATTGCATGGACGGCAAGGACTATTCCGTGTTTTCCGTGCTTCCACCCTACAACACGATTTATGCCAAGCTGCTTACCAAGGGCAGCCAGCCCGTCCCGGTGACATCCGGCATAACAATCACGTACGCGGCAATGGCCGACAGCACCGGATCTATCAATACAACTTCGTACGGTACGAGCACGGTCGCGCAGAAAACGAACTTCTGGACGTTTGTCCGGTTGCTTTTCCTCGGCCAGCCTCTCCCCGACGTCGGACTGCACAACTACCCGGTGCAGAGCCTCACCCCGCAGCAGATGACTTACGACAGCACGAAGGGACTTTGGAAAGCCGAAGGCATTCCCACCGCTCCTTACGACGACAAGGGAGCCAGCAAGCCGTACCCGATGGCGCAGATCGTAGCGAAGAACTCGTCGGGACAGGTCATCGCAACCGCTGCCATCGTTCTCGCCGTGAGCGACGAGATGAGTTGCAAGAACTGCCACTCATCCGGAACCAACAGCGCTGCAATGCCTTCCGGCGGATGGATCACGCAGTATTCCGCCGCGCAAAACGTAAAGCTCAACATCCTAAAGAAGCATGACGACGACCATCCAATCCCAGCCGCAGTGCTTTCGGCCGTGCAGTCGAAGGGATACAACTACCAGGCAAGTCTCTACCAGACGGCGTTAGCCGGAGGCGCGCTCGATAATCCGGTACTGTGCGCATCCTGTCACGTGTCGAACGCACTGAACGCCGCCGGCATGGACACCGGCGTGAAAGACAGTTCCGGCAAGTCGCTGGTTCCGCCTCTTACGCAATCCATGCATACGTTGCACTCGAGCGTCACGCTCCCGGGCAGCACGACGACGCTCGACAACGCAACCGACCCTGCGAACAGCTGCTACCAGTGCCACCCGGGCGCGACTACCAAGTGCCAGCGCGGCGCCATGAGCGGCGTCGCGTGTTACAGCTGCCACGGCAATCTCAGCCGCGTCGGCGTTGCCACCCGCCAGGGATGGCTTGACGAACCGAATTGCCAGATGTGCCACCAGAACGCGACGACGTACTCGACCGCGTTCACTTCCACCAACATTGGTCCGAGCGGGACGCAGCGCACCAGTTCCGACCAGACCTTCGCGACCAACTCTAACGTTCCGTCCAGCGGCTTCAGCCTCTACCGCTTCAGCCAGGGGCACGGATCAACCGAGTGCTCGGCGTGTCACGGATCGCAACACTCCGAATACCCCACGAATCAGGCCAATGACAACGTCTACAGCACGAACCTGCAAGGCTATGCCGGGCGGATTACCGAGTGCGCTACCTGCCATGGCACCAGCCTGGCAACCACCAATAACGGCGGACCGCACGGGATGCACACCGTCGGACAGTCATGGGTGAGCAGTCACCCGCAGTATGCGCAGGGCGGCGGATACACGGCATGCGCTTACTGTCACGGCTCCACTTACCAGGGAAGCTCGCGCTCAACGCTGCTCACCACTAAGACATTCAACGTGGATGACGGAAGGACGAAGACGCTGAGTTCGGGTCACCAGGTCAGTTGCTACGACTGCCACAACGGACCGACCGGCGGATAACCCCTACTGGAGGTCAACGCACGCAAGGCTCTCGGTTAACTTGCTGCCGAGAGCCTTGCGTCTTCAACTGGAAACTGAGAACCGAGGACTGGTACCTGCGTCTCAGTGCATTGCCGCGCCCCCGCCGCCCTTATGCCGAGGTTTGCGCATCAGGAACACCAGCGGGATCATGCAGAAGAAAATAATGCCCAGCAGGCGGAAGGACTTAATGAAGGCGAGCATGGCCGCCTCGCGTTCCATCATGCCGAAAATCGCGGCATAGGCCTGCTGCGTTGCCGTATACACGTCCGCCCCGCCCTTCATCATTGTCGCCCGCAACCCCGCTATCGCTGAAGTAGCCGCGGTATTGTATGGCGTAATGTTCCCACTCAAGACATTGAGATCGCTGCGCGTGGAGCGAGCGTAAATCGTTGTTACCGAGGCAATGCCGATGCTGGCGCCGATATTTCGCATCAAGTTGAAGAGGCTGGTCGCGTTGCCCATCTTCTCGACCGGCACCGCGTCATTCGTGACTGTGGTGAGCGGAACGAAGAGCAGGCCCATCGCGGTTCCCTGCAGAATCTGCGGCCAGAAGATGTCCCAGTACCCGGCGTTCAGGTCCAAGCCGCCAAGCAGGATGAGGCTGTACCCCGCTGCGATCAGGCCAATGATCAATAACTTTCGTGGCTCGATCTTCCCCATGAGAATGCCGACTATCGGCATGAACAGGAACGAACCGAGACCGCGTGGCAGCATGGCATACCCCGACTGCAGCGCCGGATATCCCATGATCGTCTGCAGCCAGATCGGCAGCAGCACCGTGCTTCCGTAGAGCACGAACCCGAGAATGGTCATCATGAAAACGCCGGTCGCATAGGTTCGATTTCGGAAAACACCGAGATCGACAATCGGATGTTTCGTCATCAACTCGCGAATAGTAAAGGCGACTAGACCAAAAATCGCGAGAACACATAGGGTGCGAATGAAATCCGAGCTGAACCAATCTTCCGTCTGGCCTTTGTCGAGCAAAACCTGCAACGATCCGATGCCGATGACCAGGAAGCCCATCCCGATGTAGTCGATATACGCCGATTTCCTGCCGATATAGGGCGGGTCCCAGACGAACAGCTTGGCCATGATGGTGGCCATGATTCCGACCGGCAGGTTGATGTAAAAGACCCAGCGCCAGCTGTAAGTATCGGTGATCCAGCCGCCCAGCACCGGGCCGAGCATTGGAGCAACCACGATGCCGAGCGCCCAGAACGCCATGGCTTTGCCGCGCTTCTCCGGCGGAAAAGCTTCCAGCATGATGGCCTGCGACAATGGCTGGAGGCCGCCACCAGTCGCGCCCTGGATGACACGGAATATTATGAGAGTGGCAAGATTCGGAGCCAGTCCGCAGGCGACCGAGGCCATCGTAAACCCCGCCACCGACATCAGCAGGATGCGCTTGCGCCCAAACTGATTCGCCAGCCAGCCCGTCATTGGGAGGACGATGGCGTTCGAGACTAGGTACGAAGTCAGAACCCAGGTGGTCTCGTCCACCGTCGCCGAGAGGCTGCCCGCGATGTGCGGCAGCGACACGTTTACAACGGTCGTATCGAGCACTTCCATGAACGTGCCCAGCATCACCGCTACGGCGACGATCCATGGATTGATTTCGGGCGGATTAGAACGATTCTCCGGCATTACTGCGAATTCCCAGTTCTCGGATGAATTGATTCAGTGCCAGGCACTCGGTGCTGGGTACTGGGATACCGCATCGCAAGCACCCAGTACCAATCGCCCAGCACCCTACTTTCCGGTATACACGGTGGGAACCACCGACATACCTGGACGCAGCTGGTGGTTCGGATCTTCCCCAGGATCCAGAACGATCTTCACCGGCACACGTTGCACCACTTTCACATAATTTCCGGTTGCGTTATCGGCAGGGAGCAGGCTGAAGCGCCCACCCGTCGCGCCACCGATGGAATCCACATGCCCCTTGAGGTCCTTGCCGAATGCGTCGACATGGATGGTTACAGCCTGCCCGGGATGCATGTTCTGCAACTGCGTTTCCTTGAAATTTGCCGTGACGTAGATGTCCGCGAGATTGACGAGTGCTGCCAGCGGCTGGCCCGGCTGGATCGTCTGCCCGACTTCTACGGAGCGCTTGCTGACCTCACCGGCCTCCGGCGCCCGAACCGTGCAGTACTGCAGGTTCAGTTCCGCCTGTGCGAGGTTTGCCTGTGCCTTCTCGACCGCTGCGTCGGCAGCACCCGCTTTCGCTTCGATCACGCGCACCTGCTGCGGCCCTGTTTGCGCGCTGCGAACCGCTGCATCAGCTTGTATGACGTGACTTTGCGCAGTTGCAACTGCCGCCCGCGAAGCGTCGACTGTCGCGCGCGCCGACTGGTCGGCAGCGACTGCGGCGTCATACTGCTGACGCGAAATCTCGTCCTTCGTGATCAGTTGCTTGAAGCGCTCGAGGTCTTTTGCAACCTTGTCCGCATTCGCTTCGGCTTCACGGACTCGCGCGTTGGCAGCTTCGACCTCGCGCTGTGCAGCGGTACGGTTGGCGACAGCAGCTTCAACACCGGTCGAAGTGGACGTGCTTGCGATGGGCACGCTGGTGCGCGCGGCGGCCGCCGCCGCTTTCGCATCGGCCAGTTCCGCCTCTGCGCGTTTGACGGCTACGTCGTAGTCTTTCGGGTCGAGCTGAACTAGAATCGCGCCTGTCTCAACGTGCTGGTTGTCATGGAAGTCAACGCTGATCACAGTTCCGCCCACGCGGGCACTGATTGGCGTGATGTGGCCGTCGACCTGCGCGTCATCCGTCGATTCCCGAACCGAGTAGTAATGCCAGACGTACGTTCCAGCGACTATAAGCAAAATGATGCCCGCGATTAACGCATAACGAACGCCGGGATGTTCGCGGAGGTATGCTTTGACACCACGTTTGCGAACAACCGCGGTGTCTTCCTCCGGCCAGGGTCCGTGCAGGTCGGGGTCTTGAACTTCGAGTTCCTGGTCCTGGGGCTTTCTGGAATCCGGCACTAGTGCTGTCCTCCTAAGAATCTTTTCGTCGCCTCTTCGGCAACACCGAGGGCGCGCGCCAAGTTCAGCTTGGCCACGTTATGAGCATAAAGACTGTCGATGTAATTCTCTTCCGCCGTGGCGCGTTGCTCTTGTGCCTGCACCACTTCCACCGTGTTGGTCACGCCGGCAGCGAAGCGATCGCGCGACTGCGAAACCTGCTCCCGTGCGACCGCAAGCGCGCTGGTTGCCACCTTGAGTTGCGCTGTTGCGGCATTGACGTCAAGGAAGGCCGTGCGGACCTCGTATTCGATGCGCTGGCGAAGGTCGTCGAGTTCGGCCTGGCGTTGCTGCAATACTGTCTCGGCCTGCAGGACATCCGCATCGATCTTACGGCCCTCGAAGATGGGAATCGTCACTCCCGTAGCTGCCGTGAAGGTTCCGTGCGAATTCCCGGGAGTCTTGCCGAGAACTCCGTAATCGCCGTTGACACCTAGTTCCGGATACCGTTCCGCTTTTGCCGCCTTCACCGACAATTCAGCGGCACGAAGCTGCGCCTGCAACTGGTGGTAATCCGATCTTTTCTCGTATGCGCGCTTCAGAGCTTCATCAAACGTGATCGGCACCGGTGCGGAATTGGGCATCGTGTCGGCCAGCTTGAAGTCCTGTCCCATGGGCACACCGATGGTGCGCGCCAGCGAAAGCAGTTGCTTGTCGTAGTCGTTCTGGGCAACGAGGAGTCGCTGCTGCTGCGCCTGCAGTTCCACCTGTGCGCGCATTACATCGATTCCGGCCGTCATCCCGGCGTTCTTCAGGTTCACCGCCTGGTCATAAAGGGCCTGCGCCGTCTGGACCTCAGCGGTTACCGCCGCAACCCTGGAAGCATCGGCGAGCGCCTGCAGATAAGAAGAGCCGACTACCAGCACGATGAGATCGCGCGTGTTCTGGTAGGAGTAGCGCGCGGCGCGAACGTTCTCGCTGGCGGCTCGCTCTTTGTAGAGCGAGTTGAATCCGAGAGTCTCATTGAGAAGCGCGCGACTGTCAAAGATACTGAATGGTCCAATGATGCTGGGAGTTCCCGGCGCGATTGGAATTCCGTAGGCCGCCAGGTTGATCTGCTGCACGCTTTCGGCAACGCGCGCGTTGATGTGCGGAAGCATCTCGCTGAGCGCGCGGAGTCTGGCGGCGCTTGCCGACCTGTTCCCCTGTTCGGAAAGAATAATGCCGAGGTTGTACTTCAGCCCGCGGTCAATGGCATCCAGCAGCGAGAGAGAGACCGTCCCCGGCTGCAGGGGAGCGGGGCGCGATCCCGCCAGAGGGGTCTGTCCGGCACTGAGCTGCTGTATGACATTGGGGGTAGGCGGCGGCGTTCCCACGGAATAACCAGCCGCAGGTGTGGTCTGCGCCTCGACCCCTAAGCTCAACAAGAAAAGAATGCCAAACCAAGATAAGTAAGTACGTACTTTTATTTTCACAAACTATATCCCCCACCAGCCGCGGAATTTCCGCAGAGACGGGCAAAAAAGATTACCCCGATTTAGATTCGCGAACCCTTCGTTCGGACTCATACCTTGCCCTACAGGGGTTCAGGGTAAAGATGCCCAGACAGAAGAAACAGAATTGCTGGAGCCTGGACCAAAATATCAGTGTAAATGAGGGAAGTAGAACGACCAAATCGAGCAAGCCACCGCAGGCCTCAGGAGAAGCGCACCCGGCGAATAGGCTCCGCCTTTGGCGATGATGCTCGGAGCCGTCTCTGCATCAGTTCCTTTAACTGCTCAGGAAGCGCCGTTGTATTGCTCCCTTTGATGTAGAGAGCGTCGGCACCCATGCGCCGCCACTCGGCAGAAGGTACCGGGTAAGCTGTCACCACAACGATAATTGGGCGCGGAGACCGATCCCGGGCGGCCCGGACGACCTCGAATCCCGCTGTCGGTGTCTCCATGCTCAGGTCTGTGATCACGATCTCAAAGCCGTCGCTTTCAATCGCCGCCCTCGCCTCTGACGCCGACGTTGCCTGCGTAACTCCGAACCCGTTCATCTCCAGCACGGTCGAGAGGAGTTGAACGATGCGGCTGTCATCATCAACCAGTAATACCCGAGTCATAAACGGGGCACCCTGTAGCCCGTATCTATGCTGCCGTCTGGTTCTGGTCGCTGTAATCAATGCGGCCGGAAAGCGCATCTGCGGTAGCGTCCTTTAAAGCTAGATTGATGCGGTCCATCGCCTCGTTGGCCGCCTTCACAGATTCACCGTCCCCCATCTTCTGAACGAGGAGACACAACGGAAATACCGCATTGCGAACATGATGATTCAATTCCGCCACGATCGCCGCCCTATCAATGGCGTTTCGGTAATGAACTTCTTCCTGCCGGAGTTGAATGGCGAGGCAAACTACAACCGTGGTGAGACCTGCAACCAGGTCGCCGATCAGCGCGTGCAACATCGTCCCGGGGTCGTGAGGGATAGTCGCGAGGTGCACTGCGGCCGCGATGGCGCCAACGATGACGCCGGAGAGGACGGCAAGGCCCAGTTTGCCACCGTTGCTCAACCGTTGCATAAATCTCCTGCCCGGTGGTGAGTGGAAATGTTCGGTCGACTACTCTCAGGCCGCCAGCTGATATGTTTCCGTTCGGTCCCGAAATGATTTGATGCAAGAACAATCCATGGCGCACCCGGGCGGATGCGACGGCACGCAAGTTTCGGTACATGTACCTTCGGGCACTGAACCCGAGGTCAGACGGGAGTTTTCAAGGCGAAGCTGTGACGAAGCTGCCTTCGGAAGAACCGGGGGCCTACGGTGGAAACGAGGTTTTTGTCCTCTCTTTTCTACACTGGCGCCAACCGTGCCTACGCCCAACGTAACTAGTTCATCCCCCGGCATTGGCCTAAAGTTGAGCGAGCATAGTTTCAAGGTCATGGCCACGGGAACCCACATCGAGTACGTGCGCGCCTTCGTCCGCAACCTGAATGTCGTTGTGAAGCAGGTCAACCTCTATGGACTGGCGCACAGACAAGTCGCGCCCCAGTTGGAGAATACCTGGAAGGAATTGCGCGGCGCTCTCTGCGGAGAGAGGCTCGTTCTGACGGCCGCCGGTGATCATCTCCTGCTTGACGGCAAGCCTCTCCAGGCAGGGAGCGCCGACCGAACCCTATCCCAGATGCTAGTCGGCGCCGGCATTGCAGGTATCTGTTTTTTTCCTGAAATCGAAGCGGAGC comes from Terriglobia bacterium and encodes:
- a CDS encoding HlyD family secretion protein gives rise to the protein MPDSRKPQDQELEVQDPDLHGPWPEEDTAVVRKRGVKAYLREHPGVRYALIAGIILLIVAGTYVWHYYSVRESTDDAQVDGHITPISARVGGTVISVDFHDNQHVETGAILVQLDPKDYDVAVKRAEAELADAKAAAAAARTSVPIASTSTSTGVEAAVANRTAAQREVEAANARVREAEANADKVAKDLERFKQLITKDEISRQQYDAAVAADQSARATVDASRAAVATAQSHVIQADAAVRSAQTGPQQVRVIEAKAGAADAAVEKAQANLAQAELNLQYCTVRAPEAGEVSKRSVEVGQTIQPGQPLAALVNLADIYVTANFKETQLQNMHPGQAVTIHVDAFGKDLKGHVDSIGGATGGRFSLLPADNATGNYVKVVQRVPVKIVLDPGEDPNHQLRPGMSVVPTVYTGK
- a CDS encoding M1 family aminopeptidase; its protein translation is MHLCLEDRRQKRVLLHPGLKLSSFLIFLLSATWLHAATISGTVKDPKGAVIVGAKVEISGGDLAQPILLTTDAVGHFVSPDLKPGKYTVRVTQPGFEPREEAVDANAASELHLTLAIATKETKLSITGAPGTYANSDPVYRKLREIGLGQSFQVKNFNLNVDAGSFHLEQGTLTFLAPVNGISTGAVFVGEGHFTLKPVTILDTHELNRRIGADQLDEDFTDVVIRFTGDAHRSLLAGIGDPVPTPAEATAVFQHWEEKVRHRREIPLGFTESLLTDETMDNVDADVLAAIYNPAHPMFFNAYIHGKKHKDLRFFLRMRVGALPQLDSPEEVALINCDTDGMNDGVWYLAHTKSEYLNGTASSSEDRRLFATHRYKIETVIAKNQHLFSTATIWFEPLVQGERVVKFGLLPNLRVSQVLDDKGQNLNFIQEGRKEDGSFYVVLPAAPPMGQETSITIEYAGDKVIENAGGGSYYVQARSSWYPNLNGFGERATYDLTFKVPRKFKLISVGDLKQESVEQDVAVTHWVTPMPVAVAGFNYGDYQKLELDSGKDDKTSYKISGYYLTELPGSLANYSILKTMAPRSMTEFAMQQTRAQLQICSLYFGKSPYDSINITEQPNFNFGQSWPYLVYLPISAYTDSTQRWMLFGNINNKFTGFVDEVTPHEVSHQWWGHEVGWASYHDQWLSEGFAEFSAGLFTEIAYGNNHKEYLQFWDRLRHRTLEKNKFGVAPNDAGPIWMGLRLISPKSEEAYQDVIYSKGAYVLQMLRSIMYTPGDKLFIDTMHDFVQTYQGRAASTEDFEKIVERHMTKAMDLQGSGKMDWFFREWVYGTEVPKYQFEYQLTPADGGKVKLSMKITQSEVDPNFAMLVPVFADFGKGMMRIGQVAVVGNSTRTGETLLPMQPKKVALNVERDILER
- a CDS encoding DHA2 family efflux MFS transporter permease subunit, translating into MPENRSNPPEINPWIVAVAVMLGTFMEVLDTTVVNVSLPHIAGSLSATVDETTWVLTSYLVSNAIVLPMTGWLANQFGRKRILLMSVAGFTMASVACGLAPNLATLIIFRVIQGATGGGLQPLSQAIMLEAFPPEKRGKAMAFWALGIVVAPMLGPVLGGWITDTYSWRWVFYINLPVGIMATIMAKLFVWDPPYIGRKSAYIDYIGMGFLVIGIGSLQVLLDKGQTEDWFSSDFIRTLCVLAIFGLVAFTIRELMTKHPIVDLGVFRNRTYATGVFMMTILGFVLYGSTVLLPIWLQTIMGYPALQSGYAMLPRGLGSFLFMPIVGILMGKIEPRKLLIIGLIAAGYSLILLGGLDLNAGYWDIFWPQILQGTAMGLLFVPLTTVTNDAVPVEKMGNATSLFNLMRNIGASIGIASVTTIYARSTRSDLNVLSGNITPYNTAATSAIAGLRATMMKGGADVYTATQQAYAAIFGMMEREAAMLAFIKSFRLLGIIFFCMIPLVFLMRKPRHKGGGGAAMH
- a CDS encoding ornithine cyclodeaminase family protein translates to MRFVDRDEVARRLTYEVCIPIVRDAMIAFSCGETKQLLRSIMSLSEGRLFGVMPGAMGAHAPFGAKLISVFHGNFSKGIQSHQGVVVLFDPESGAPVCIVHAGEITAIRTAAASAVATDVLARKDARRMALLGYGEQAQTHARAISKVRKIETITVWGRSAERARAFAESMQAELRVPARAAADVRDAVAEADIICTVTSAPEPILKGAWVRPGTHVNVVGSSYAGPAEIDHDLVVRSRFIVDSREGVLAQGAEFLRAKAAGLIGDDHIAGEIGEVLAGRVEGRRSADEITIYKSLGHVVQDLASAWALYSNDDSVA